Genomic window (Propionibacteriaceae bacterium ZF39):
TCGAGACGGGCGAGTCCATGACGTACGCCGAGGTCGCCGGCGGGGAACGCATCCGGATCGCCCAGGCCCCGGAGTGCGACGACCTCCACGGTCCACGGCCCTACCCCCGGCACGTCCAGGAGGGCGGCGCGGGCTTGCGCGCGATCCGCGCCGGGGGATAAATCGACGGTTCCGTCGGCGAGGCGCTCGGCGAGGGCAACCAGGGCGCGCCCGCGGGCCCGGGGCATGGGAAGGGTCTCCGGATCCATCGCCGCGATCGCCTCGTGGGTAGGCCAGACGTGCGTCAATCCTTGATTGACGGCCGGAGTGGGTTTCGGGGCAGAGTCGTGCGGGTGCTTGGACTGTGCTGCATGGGACGCAGCACTGTCCAAGTACTCCGACCCCTTAGGGTCCCGGATCTGCTCCCCGGCCCGGGCAGCGAGGCGACCGGCCAGGTTGGCCGCGCGCCTGACGGAGATCTGCTGCGCGAGGACGGCCCGCAGCGCGAACTCCCCGGCGTCGATGCACCGCGGCACCCGACGCCCCGGCGCGGCCCTCCACAGTGGCCCCAGCACCGGATCCGCCCCCAGCACCTCCCCGACCGCATCCGGATCCGCGTCGAGATCGAGTAGCGCCCGACAGCGCGCGATGGCCGGAGCGAGGTCGCGCGGGTCGGCGAGCCAGAGGGTCGTGCCGATGTGGCTGGGTTCGGGGGTCAGCGCGGCGATGCCGATGCCGTGGGGGAGGCGCATGGTGGTGCGGTAGGCCCCGTCCCGCCATTCCTCCACGCCCGGTGCGGACGTCGCCGCCAGGTGCCCGAACAGACTGTCCACGACGAAGGGTTCCCGCCGGGGGAGGCGTACGCGAATGACGGCCATCGTCGCCTCAGCAGACTGCACAGGTTGACCCTGTCGCCGCCCCTGCCGCAGCTCCCGTGGCGTGGTGGCGTACACCTGCGCGATGGCCTCGTTGAAACTCCGCACCGAGGAGAACCCCGCCGCGAAGGCCACATCGCCCATGGGCAGGGTGGTGGATTCGATGAGGAGGCGGGCTGTGTACGCGCGCTGGGCCCGCGCCAGCGCCGCCGGCCCGGCCCCCAGCTCGGCCAGCATCAGGCGCTCGAGCTGCCGCTCCGAATAGCCGAGCCGCGCGGCCAGCCCCGGCACCCCCTCACGATCCACGACCCCGTCCCGGATGAGCCGCATCGCCCGGGCGACCACATCGCTGCGCACATCCCATTCGGGGCTCCCCGGGCTCGCGTCCGGCCGGCAGCGCCGACAGGCCCGGTACCCCGCCGCGACAGCCGCAGCCGCACTCGGATAGAACGTCATGTTCTCGTCCCTGGGCGTCACCGCCGGACAGCTCGGGCGGCAATAGATCCCCGTGGACCGGACAGCATTCACGAAGACCCCGTCGAAGCGGTCATCGCGGCTGCGTACGGCCCGCAGGCAGGCCTCCCGATCTGGCATCACCTGTCCATCATGGCCCTTCCCGCCAAGACGTTCTGGCGGAAATCCGACATCAACGTGCCGACGCCAGAGCTCAGCGCGGCAGCATCACCCGCAGGACGCCCGGCATGATCTCGGCCTCGAGCACGGAGCACCGGCCCCCGGTATCGCCATCGACCTGATACGCATCCGGCCGCTCGCTCACGATCCGCACGCGCCGACCCTGGATGAGATCCAGACGGTCATCACCAGTGCGTCGCCGCGTCAGCACCTTCGCCGTCAGCCGCGCCCAGTCCGCCGGCGTACGCGGCGACGCCACCATCACGTCCAACAACCCATCGGTCGCCGTCGCCCCGGGAATCAGTTCGATGTTCCCGGTCACCAGCCCCACGTTGCCGATGAGAATGACGGCCGCACGGCGCCTGAACGGCTCCCCGTCGTCGACCTGCACGGTCACCTGCAGCGGTGGGTGGTTGGCGTTCTGGGCGACGGACAACACATAGGCGGCCGGCCCGACGGTCCGCTTGAGGTCGGCGTTGGTGCGTTCCATGATCGCGGCATCGACGCCGATCCCGGCCATCACGCCGAACACGTGCGAGGCCTCCTGCCTGGTGCCGGGGTCGGCGGTAAGGCGTACCAAATCGATCGGCGTCGGTTCCCCCTCGAAGGCGGCGCGGAGGGCGAGTGACTCATCGAGGGGTACGCCCAGATTGCGGGCCAGCAGATTGCCCGTTCCCGCGGCGAGGAGGCCCAGCGGAATGTCGGTCCCGGCCAGCCCCTCGCACACGGCGCGGATCGTGCCGTCACCCCCGGCGACCAGCACGAGATCGGGCTCGCGCTTCACGGCGATCTCCGCCATCTCATACCCCGGGTCGTGCCGCGTGGTCTCCAACCACAGCGGCGACTCCCAGCCACGCTGCACCAACTCGTACTCCAGATGCCGCCGGAACGTCGTCACATCCAGCACCTTGGTCGGGTTCACGATCACGATGCAGCGCTTGCCCGTCGGCTCAACCGGCTTCGGCAGGGCCAGCTCCAGTGGGTTGTCGGGCAGGACGTGTACGCCGGCCACGATCAGCGACACCGCCGCGACCAACCAGCCCCAGAGGAACCCGCCGATGATGTCGCTCGACCAGTGCGCCTGGAGAATCCACCGGCACACGGCGACGAGCAGGATGGCCGCGATGCCCAGCGTCCACACCAGCACGCGACTGAACCGGGCCTGACGCGTCACGAACACCGTCGCGACCGCCATCGCCGCGGTGGCGGAAATGGCGGTCATGTGCCCCGAGGGGTACGCCCACCCGTGCGCGGTGATCAGGTCGAGCGTCGCCTCCGGCCGGGTACGCCGGAACAACGCCTTCCACAGCAGGTGCCCACCCCACCCGAGCGGAATCACCAGCACCAGCGACGTCGCGAGGTTGCGCAACCGCCGGCGAAAGGACCAGGCCGCCAGAACGGCCAACCCGGCGTACGGCACCCCCGGCCAGGTCACGATCGCCACCGCCGCCCAGATCTCCGCGGCCGCGGAACTGAGCCGCAACCCGGGCGCCATGAGCTCCCGGTCGAGCCGGTCGAACGCCCCGGCGCCGACGAGCCAGGACCACACCACGAACGCCATCAGCAGCAATCCCGAGCTCACCAGGGAGATGCGGCTGGGTGGAGTGCGGGACATGTGCGCAGTGTAGGGAACCTCGCGTTGGCTGAGGAGGCCGCCTGCGGCCGTCTCGAAGCCAGCCCGGCTGGAACTCCCGCACGACCGCCCCCGCGTCCCGACTAGGGTGGCCTTTGTGATCGATCCGAAGCTGTTGCGCACCGACCCTGACCAGATCCGGACCAGCCTCGCGGCCCGCGGCGAGGACACCGCCGTCGTGGACCAGTTGCTCGCGGCCGATGAGTCCCGCCGGAGCAACATCGCGTCCTTCGAGTCGCTGCGCGCGGAGCAGAAGGGCATGGGCAAGCAGGTCGCGAAGGCCTCCGGCGACGAGAAGCAGGCGCTCCTCGCGCGCACCAAGGAGCTCGCGGCCCAGGTCAAGGAGACCGAGGCGGCGATGAAGACGGCGGACGCCGACTTCGAGGAGCTGCTCAAGACGCTGCCCAACCTGGTCATCGCGGGCGTACCCGAGGGGGGCGAGGACGCCTTCGAGGTCCTCGAGACCCACGGCACGCCGCGCGACTTCGAAGCGGAGGGCTTCGAGCCCAGGGACCACCTGGAGCTGGGCGAGATCCTCGGCGCGATCGACACCGAGCGCGGTGCGAAGGTGTCGGGCAGCCGGTTCTATTACCTGACCGGCCCGGGCGCGCAGCTCGAGCTCGCGCTGATCAGCCTCGCCATGAACAAGGCCATGGAGTGGGGTTTCAACCCGGTCATCCCGCCGGCACTCGTGAAGCCGTCCGCGATGGAGGGCACGGGCTTCCTCGGCCAGGCGGCCCAGGACGTCTATTACCTGCCCGCCGATGACCTCTATCTGGTCGGCACGGCCGAGGTGCCCCTGGCGGCGTACCACTCCGACGAGATCCTCGACGCCGACACCCTGCCGCGTCACTATGCCGGCTATTCGCCGTGCTATCGCCGCGAGGCGGGGTCCTATGGCAAGGACACGCGCGGCATCTTCCGCGTGCACTGGTTCGACAAGGTCGAGATGTTCGTCTATTGCGACCCGGCCGACGCCGAGGCCGAGCACGCCAAACTGCTCGCCTGGGAGAAGGAGTTCATCGACCTCCTCGAGCTGCCCTATCGCGTGATCGATGTGGCCTCCGGCGACCTCGGCCTGAGCGCCGCGCGCAAGTATGACTGCGAGGCCTGGATCCCCACCCAGGGCAAGTATCGCGAGATCACCTCCACCTCCAACTGCACCGAGTTTCAGGCACGCCGGCTCGGGATCCGGGGGCGGTTCGCGGATGGGGTGCGCCCGGTCGCCACCCTCAACGGCACCCTCTGCGCGATCCCGCGGATCATCGTCGCACTACTGGAGAACCACCAGCAGGCCGACGGCTCGATCCGGGTGCCCGAGGCCCTGCGCCCGTATCTCGGCGGCAGGGACTCCTTCGTTCCTTCCGCCCTGTAACCTCACGCCCATGGCACTCGCAGCCGATTGGCGGCCCAAGCTGGTCGCTCTCGACATCGACGGCACGCTGATCGACCACGCCGGCGTGCTGCCCGATCGGGTGTACGCCGCAGTCCATCGCGTGATCGACGCCGGCGTACCCGTCGTGTTGTCGACCGGGCGCGGCTGGCACTCCACCAGGATGGTGTTTGACCAACTCGACCTGCCGCCCGGGTTCGCCGTGAGCTCCAACGGAGCGGTCGTGGTGACCTATCCGCCGACCGAGGTCATCCGCGAGGTCA
Coding sequences:
- a CDS encoding AlkA N-terminal domain-containing protein, which gives rise to MPDREACLRAVRSRDDRFDGVFVNAVRSTGIYCRPSCPAVTPRDENMTFYPSAAAAVAAGYRACRRCRPDASPGSPEWDVRSDVVARAMRLIRDGVVDREGVPGLAARLGYSERQLERLMLAELGAGPAALARAQRAYTARLLIESTTLPMGDVAFAAGFSSVRSFNEAIAQVYATTPRELRQGRRQGQPVQSAEATMAVIRVRLPRREPFVVDSLFGHLAATSAPGVEEWRDGAYRTTMRLPHGIGIAALTPEPSHIGTTLWLADPRDLAPAIARCRALLDLDADPDAVGEVLGADPVLGPLWRAAPGRRVPRCIDAGEFALRAVLAQQISVRRAANLAGRLAARAGEQIRDPKGSEYLDSAASHAAQSKHPHDSAPKPTPAVNQGLTHVWPTHEAIAAMDPETLPMPRARGRALVALAERLADGTVDLSPGADRAQARAALLDVPGVGPWTVEVVALRGLGDPDAFPAGDLGVRHGLARLELTEADSARWRPWRAYAVQYLWASDTEHEINRLARPTKETA
- a CDS encoding diacylglycerol kinase family protein, whose amino-acid sequence is MSRTPPSRISLVSSGLLLMAFVVWSWLVGAGAFDRLDRELMAPGLRLSSAAAEIWAAVAIVTWPGVPYAGLAVLAAWSFRRRLRNLATSLVLVIPLGWGGHLLWKALFRRTRPEATLDLITAHGWAYPSGHMTAISATAAMAVATVFVTRQARFSRVLVWTLGIAAILLVAVCRWILQAHWSSDIIGGFLWGWLVAAVSLIVAGVHVLPDNPLELALPKPVEPTGKRCIVIVNPTKVLDVTTFRRHLEYELVQRGWESPLWLETTRHDPGYEMAEIAVKREPDLVLVAGGDGTIRAVCEGLAGTDIPLGLLAAGTGNLLARNLGVPLDESLALRAAFEGEPTPIDLVRLTADPGTRQEASHVFGVMAGIGVDAAIMERTNADLKRTVGPAAYVLSVAQNANHPPLQVTVQVDDGEPFRRRAAVILIGNVGLVTGNIELIPGATATDGLLDVMVASPRTPADWARLTAKVLTRRRTGDDRLDLIQGRRVRIVSERPDAYQVDGDTGGRCSVLEAEIMPGVLRVMLPR
- the serS gene encoding serine--tRNA ligase, with amino-acid sequence MIDPKLLRTDPDQIRTSLAARGEDTAVVDQLLAADESRRSNIASFESLRAEQKGMGKQVAKASGDEKQALLARTKELAAQVKETEAAMKTADADFEELLKTLPNLVIAGVPEGGEDAFEVLETHGTPRDFEAEGFEPRDHLELGEILGAIDTERGAKVSGSRFYYLTGPGAQLELALISLAMNKAMEWGFNPVIPPALVKPSAMEGTGFLGQAAQDVYYLPADDLYLVGTAEVPLAAYHSDEILDADTLPRHYAGYSPCYRREAGSYGKDTRGIFRVHWFDKVEMFVYCDPADAEAEHAKLLAWEKEFIDLLELPYRVIDVASGDLGLSAARKYDCEAWIPTQGKYREITSTSNCTEFQARRLGIRGRFADGVRPVATLNGTLCAIPRIIVALLENHQQADGSIRVPEALRPYLGGRDSFVPSAL